The Triticum aestivum cultivar Chinese Spring chromosome 7B, IWGSC CS RefSeq v2.1, whole genome shotgun sequence genome window below encodes:
- the LOC123160453 gene encoding vesicle-associated protein 4-1 isoform X2: MPLWGTASGPPPPLAEGGGAEGSGGSSGAAAIRSLLPTRRRLRLDPPSKLYFPYEPGKQVRSAVRIKNVSKSHVAFKFQTTAPKSCFMRPPGGILAPGETIIATVFKFVEHPENNEKPLDQKCKVKFKIVSLKVKGPVEYVPELKDQVAVEQILRVIFLDAERPSAQLDRLKRQLAEAEAALEARKKPPEDTSPPIVGEGLVIDEWKERRERYLARQQVEEVDSV; this comes from the exons ATGCCTCTGTGGGGGACCGCGTCCGGCCCACCGCCGCCTCTGGCGGAAGGAGGAGGCGCGGAGGGGTCGGGCGGGTCGTCTGGTGCCGCGGCGATACGGTCGCTGCTGCCTACCAGGCGGCGGCTGCGGCTCGACCCGCCATCAAAGCTCTACTTCCCAT ATGAGCCTGGCAAGCAAGTCCGTAGCGCGGTGAGGATCAAGAACGTCAGCAAGTCCCATGTGGCGTTCAAG TTCCAAACAACAGCACCAAAGAGCTGCTTCATGAGGCCTCCCGGCGGCATACTTGCTCCAGGAGAAACCATCATAGCTACAG TGTTCAAGTTTGTGGAGCATCCTGAGAACAACGAGAAGCCTTTAGATCAGAAGTGCAAGGTCAAGTTCAAGATTGTTAGCCTGAAAGTTAAAGGGCCTGTGGAGTATGTTCCAGAATTG AAAGATCAGGTTGCAGTTGAGCAAATTCTGCGGGTTATTTTCTTGGATGCTGAGCGTCCTAGCGCA CAACTGGACAGACTCAAGCGTCAGCTCGCTGAAGCTGAAGCAGCTCTTGAGGCACGCAAGAAGCCTCCAGAAGACACTAGCCCCCCTATCGTTGGTGAAGGGCTTGTGATTGATGAATGG AAGGAACGAAGAGAGAGATATCTTGCTCGTCAGCAGGTTGAAGAGGTTGATTCGGTATAA
- the LOC123160453 gene encoding vesicle-associated protein 4-1 isoform X1: MPLWGTASGPPPPLAEGGGAEGSGGSSGAAAIRSLLPTRRRLRLDPPSKLYFPYEPGKQVRSAVRIKNVSKSHVAFKFQTTAPKSCFMRPPGGILAPGETIIATVFKFVEHPENNEKPLDQKCKVKFKIVSLKVKGPVEYVPELFDEQKDQVAVEQILRVIFLDAERPSAQLDRLKRQLAEAEAALEARKKPPEDTSPPIVGEGLVIDEWKERRERYLARQQVEEVDSV, from the exons ATGCCTCTGTGGGGGACCGCGTCCGGCCCACCGCCGCCTCTGGCGGAAGGAGGAGGCGCGGAGGGGTCGGGCGGGTCGTCTGGTGCCGCGGCGATACGGTCGCTGCTGCCTACCAGGCGGCGGCTGCGGCTCGACCCGCCATCAAAGCTCTACTTCCCAT ATGAGCCTGGCAAGCAAGTCCGTAGCGCGGTGAGGATCAAGAACGTCAGCAAGTCCCATGTGGCGTTCAAG TTCCAAACAACAGCACCAAAGAGCTGCTTCATGAGGCCTCCCGGCGGCATACTTGCTCCAGGAGAAACCATCATAGCTACAG TGTTCAAGTTTGTGGAGCATCCTGAGAACAACGAGAAGCCTTTAGATCAGAAGTGCAAGGTCAAGTTCAAGATTGTTAGCCTGAAAGTTAAAGGGCCTGTGGAGTATGTTCCAGAATTG TTCGATGAGCAGAAAGATCAGGTTGCAGTTGAGCAAATTCTGCGGGTTATTTTCTTGGATGCTGAGCGTCCTAGCGCA CAACTGGACAGACTCAAGCGTCAGCTCGCTGAAGCTGAAGCAGCTCTTGAGGCACGCAAGAAGCCTCCAGAAGACACTAGCCCCCCTATCGTTGGTGAAGGGCTTGTGATTGATGAATGG AAGGAACGAAGAGAGAGATATCTTGCTCGTCAGCAGGTTGAAGAGGTTGATTCGGTATAA